The nucleotide sequence AAGTAAAGGCATGTTGCGGACAGCGCCAATAGAGGCTGCGTCCGCGCCGAAGCCCGCTGGCGTAGTCGACCCTGAGCGCACCGACGGCACGGGGAAGCCGGTTTCGATCGCGAGCAATCCTCTGCAGAATCCTCGAGACGCTTATGCTAGGCTCGCGATGGCAGCGGCTGATATGCCACAGAAGCTGGCCACAGCAACAGGGGGATCTGTCATGAATGCGGACGTGGATCGCTTCAGCTCCGCGGATGGCGGCGAAAGGGCGGACAACATCGGCAAGGCTGATCAGATCGGGCCGGTATCGTTCCACAGGGAGAACCATACGGCGAACTCGAGGGAGCGCTCTGGCGGCCAGACCGAGGGATTCGGGGGGCATTCCTCTGGTTTCCGCTCGGCGGCGCCTCATGGCGCTCCAGTGAAGCGCGCGGAAACAGGATCCGAGCGGGCTGCGGTTCCCGCAGCGTTCGCCGATGCAGTCGCGACTGGCAGCCCGTCTGTTGGAACTGCAGGAACACCCGGCGTTGAGGCGAGCAGCACTGCCGGCGCTCGCGGCGAGAGGCTATCCCCAGAGGTTGGAGAGTCGGTGATGACCCAGATCTCAGCACACCTGCGTGCCAGGGCGAGTCGCGGAAGCGGGGAGTTTCGGGCGAAGCTCGTTCCTGAGAACCTTGGCGATGTGGAGATCAGAATCAGAGTAATCGGCGATTCGTGCACGGCCACTATCAAGGTGCAGAATCCAGAGGTCGAAAGATACGTCAGCGAACACGGAGCAGATCTCAAGGCAAGCCTTGCTGAGCATGGCATGGACCTCGGAGGGCTCGCGGTATCAGTGGGGTTCGGCTTCGCGTCAGGAAGAGACGACGGCAATGCAGCGAGGGACTACGCAGGCGCGTTCTACGGCAATGGTGAGCGGCGCGAGTCGGGAGCTAGTGCGTGGGCTGGTGCGGGCCATGATGCTCCACACCGGCGAGGAGAGAATCCGCGGCGGCAGCAGTCTGCTCCGTGGAGCGCGAAAGGCGCGACCACGTGGTCAAGGTACGGGAGAATCGACTACCTGGCGTGATGAAAGAAGGGAGGGATGAGGTTGTACACTGCCAGAGCGGCGGGCGCCGGCGTATACAGAGGATCCGATGCAGCAACCCCGAGGAAGACTCTTGGAAAGGATGAGTTCCTCAAGATCCTAATAGCCCAGATGAAGAATATGGACATCGGCGAAGGCCAAACAAACGAGCAGTTCGTGGCGCAAATGGCCCAGTTCTCCACCCTGGAGGAGCTGCAAAACCTGAACGCAGGGCTTCGCGAACTAGCCGGGGCGCAGGTAATCGCGCAGGCGGGGGCCCTTATCGGCAAGAGCATTGAGGCCATGCCCCCTGGATACGAGGTTGCCATCAAGGGGAAGGTCGAGGCTGTTCAGGTGATTGGCGGGGCGCCCTACCTTAAGGTTGGCGATTTGAAGATCAATATCAGCCATGTAACGAAGATCTCGTAGGGGTGGGGGTCGTGACGACAGACAGGATTGACAGACCAAACCAGACAGGGAGGCCGGTAGGTCCATCGCCGGTCAGGCCTGGAACGATCCAACAGCACCCGATGCCAGCTACTGGAGGCGCTACGTTCCGTGAGATCCTCGCTGAACGCCTTCAGGTCGATGGAGTGAAGTTCTCAGCTCATGCGCAGGCGCGCCTTGCTGCGAGGAACATCGACCTTGGCCGGGAGGACTTGGACCGGATCACGGGTGCGGTGAACAGGGCAGCTGCGAAAGGAT is from Clostridia bacterium and encodes:
- a CDS encoding flagellar hook capping FlgD N-terminal domain-containing protein — encoded protein: MYTARAAGAGVYRGSDAATPRKTLGKDEFLKILIAQMKNMDIGEGQTNEQFVAQMAQFSTLEELQNLNAGLRELAGAQVIAQAGALIGKSIEAMPPGYEVAIKGKVEAVQVIGGAPYLKVGDLKINISHVTKIS
- a CDS encoding TIGR02530 family flagellar biosynthesis protein gives rise to the protein MTTDRIDRPNQTGRPVGPSPVRPGTIQQHPMPATGGATFREILAERLQVDGVKFSAHAQARLAARNIDLGREDLDRITGAVNRAAAKGSRESLILMDDKAFVVSIRNRTVITAVDGDSLKENVFTNIDSAVIV